From a single Fusobacterium ulcerans ATCC 49185 genomic region:
- a CDS encoding sulfatase, which translates to MNKKPNLLFVFADQWRRDAMGFLGKDEVITPNIDKFSKESLSFDNAVSACPLCSPNRATIFTGTYPVTHGVWTNCKPGLSKLELRETDITLMDILKKNGYKTGYIGKWHLDSPEINFNHEPISGARDWDAFTPPGKRRHGIDYWYSYGTCDQHLKPHYWHNDNKMINIEQWSVEHETDKAIEFINNNKDEVFSLILSWNPPHTPLDLVPQKYVDMYKNKKFKINPNVLLTDVTDHTECVNPKLNFTDEQYQDVMRKYFAAVTGIDENFGRLLQNLKDNGIYDDTIIVLTADHGEMLCSHRLWSKHVWFEESVGIPFLIKYGDRFIRGNTNVVLNGVDIMPTILSLMNLPIPESIQGIDLKEVILNGNDIENYAIMAGYPGQIRAIEEFKSYGKDNTAFGWRAIRTKQHTYVINRGYTIAHGIERLLYDNINDPYQMNPIKLNNCSENEIATELEAKLKEWAIKYKDKFEF; encoded by the coding sequence ATGAATAAAAAGCCAAACTTATTGTTTGTTTTTGCAGATCAATGGCGTAGAGATGCTATGGGGTTTTTGGGAAAAGATGAAGTAATTACACCAAATATAGATAAGTTCTCAAAAGAGTCTTTAAGCTTTGATAATGCTGTAAGTGCATGTCCATTGTGTTCACCAAATAGAGCAACAATATTTACAGGGACTTATCCTGTAACTCATGGAGTATGGACAAACTGCAAGCCTGGGTTATCTAAGCTGGAACTAAGAGAAACAGATATAACTCTTATGGATATATTAAAGAAAAATGGATATAAAACAGGCTATATTGGAAAATGGCATTTAGACAGTCCAGAAATAAACTTTAATCATGAACCTATTTCAGGAGCTAGAGATTGGGATGCATTTACTCCACCTGGAAAAAGAAGGCATGGAATTGATTATTGGTATTCATATGGAACTTGTGATCAACATCTAAAACCACATTATTGGCATAATGACAATAAAATGATAAATATAGAACAATGGTCAGTTGAACATGAAACAGATAAAGCAATAGAATTTATTAATAATAATAAAGATGAAGTTTTTTCATTAATTTTATCATGGAATCCACCACATACACCTTTAGATCTGGTTCCACAAAAATATGTAGATATGTATAAAAATAAAAAATTTAAAATTAATCCAAATGTACTATTGACAGATGTAACAGATCATACAGAATGTGTAAATCCTAAACTTAATTTTACAGATGAGCAATATCAGGATGTAATGAGAAAATATTTTGCTGCTGTAACTGGAATAGATGAAAATTTTGGAAGACTTTTACAAAACTTAAAAGATAATGGAATATATGATGACACTATAATTGTATTGACAGCAGATCATGGAGAAATGTTATGTAGTCACAGACTTTGGAGTAAACATGTATGGTTTGAAGAATCAGTAGGAATACCATTCTTGATTAAATATGGAGATAGATTCATAAGAGGAAATACAAATGTAGTATTAAATGGTGTTGATATTATGCCAACAATTTTATCCCTTATGAATCTTCCTATTCCAGAAAGCATACAGGGAATAGATTTAAAAGAAGTTATCTTAAATGGAAATGATATAGAAAACTATGCTATTATGGCTGGATATCCAGGGCAAATAAGAGCAATAGAAGAATTTAAAAGCTATGGTAAAGATAATACAGCTTTTGGATGGAGAGCTATTAGAACGAAACAACATACTTATGTAATAAATAGAGGATATACAATAGCTCATGGAATAGAGAGATTATTATATGACAATATAAATGACCCATATCAAATGAATCCTATAAAATTAAATAATTGTTCAGAAAATGAAATAGCAACAGAACTAGAAGCTAAATTAAAAGAATGGGCTATTAAATATAAAGATAAGTTTGAATTTTAA
- a CDS encoding extracellular solute-binding protein codes for MKRKSLYIMVTFLFLILGCTKGKNENEIKNKNKFILSKEPKEFTIFAIHIGKAFNGDLPVYKKAAELTNIKLKGVASRNQSDEVQAFNLMLITGNIPDIIGYEFPEELEKLGAEKKVIPLENLIDEYAPNIKKMFEENPEYKKDALAADGHIYMIPNYNDYKKIRTSQGYYIRKDWLKKLELKEPKTIDELYEVLIAFRDRDPNNNGVKDEIPFFVRGNTINKVVKSLIDIFKAEFTWYVDDKKIPVFGPAQQEYKEAIKEISKWFKEGLIDQEAFTRSVASRDYILNNNIGGFTCDWFSSTGNYNSRLEKVIQDFEFSVILPPEFRGKRTTSFARPNYLGGWSITSMAKDPVTIIKYFDFWYSKEGRRLWNFGIEGEDYTLIDGNPQFTDKILKDSQGRTPLAVIRETGAQYRLGMFQDGNNERQWADPQTVKDIDLYIKSGVVKEPMPKLKYTKEEIEELSQIEIQLNAITEEMAQIWILGVSDVDKDWQNYMYRLNKAGLGKATKIQKQAYERFMSR; via the coding sequence TTGAAAAGAAAAAGCTTATATATAATGGTTACTTTTTTATTTTTAATTCTAGGTTGTACAAAAGGCAAGAATGAAAATGAAATAAAAAATAAAAATAAATTTATTCTTTCAAAAGAACCAAAAGAATTTACTATTTTTGCTATACATATAGGAAAAGCTTTTAATGGAGATTTACCAGTTTATAAAAAAGCTGCAGAATTAACAAATATAAAATTAAAAGGGGTGGCGTCTAGAAATCAAAGTGATGAAGTTCAAGCATTTAATCTTATGTTGATAACAGGAAATATTCCTGATATTATAGGATATGAATTTCCAGAGGAGTTAGAAAAATTAGGAGCAGAAAAGAAAGTTATTCCTTTAGAAAATTTAATAGATGAATATGCTCCAAATATCAAAAAAATGTTTGAAGAAAATCCAGAATATAAAAAAGATGCATTGGCAGCTGATGGGCATATTTATATGATACCTAATTATAATGATTATAAAAAAATAAGAACATCACAAGGATATTATATAAGGAAAGATTGGCTAAAAAAATTAGAATTGAAAGAGCCTAAAACAATTGATGAGTTATATGAGGTATTGATTGCTTTTAGAGATAGAGATCCTAATAACAATGGGGTAAAAGATGAAATCCCATTTTTTGTTAGAGGAAATACAATAAATAAAGTGGTAAAATCATTAATAGATATATTTAAAGCTGAATTTACTTGGTATGTTGATGATAAGAAAATCCCTGTTTTTGGACCAGCACAACAAGAATACAAAGAAGCAATAAAAGAGATATCGAAATGGTTTAAAGAAGGTTTAATAGATCAAGAAGCATTTACAAGAAGTGTAGCTTCAAGAGATTATATTTTAAATAATAATATTGGAGGATTTACTTGTGACTGGTTTTCAAGTACTGGAAACTATAATAGTCGACTTGAAAAAGTTATTCAAGATTTTGAATTTTCAGTGATCTTACCTCCTGAATTTCGTGGAAAAAGGACAACTTCATTTGCAAGGCCAAATTATCTGGGAGGATGGTCCATAACTTCTATGGCAAAAGATCCTGTAACTATAATAAAATATTTTGATTTTTGGTATAGTAAAGAAGGAAGAAGATTATGGAATTTTGGAATTGAAGGAGAGGATTATACTTTAATAGATGGAAATCCACAATTTACAGACAAGATTTTAAAAGACTCACAAGGGCGGACTCCTTTAGCAGTTATAAGGGAAACTGGGGCACAGTATAGGCTAGGAATGTTCCAAGATGGAAATAATGAAAGGCAGTGGGCAGATCCACAAACAGTAAAAGACATAGACTTATATATAAAATCAGGGGTTGTTAAAGAGCCAATGCCTAAATTAAAATATACCAAAGAAGAAATAGAAGAATTATCGCAGATAGAGATACAACTTAATGCAATAACAGAAGAAATGGCTCAAATTTGGATATTAGGAGTATCAGATGTAGATAAAGATTGGCAGAATTATATGTATAGATTAAATAAAGCAGGGTTAGGGAAAGCTACTAAGATTCAAAAACAAGCATATGAAAGATTTATGAGCAGATAA
- the kduI gene encoding 5-dehydro-4-deoxy-D-glucuronate isomerase — MKLDVRYANHPEDSKHYTTEELRKHYFIGTIFRTDEAALTYSHVDRIIAGGIMPVTKEVRLEGSKELGSEFFLERRELGVINIGGAGKITVDGVEYKMNSKDGLYIGMGSKELVFISEDSLNPAKFYINSAPAHMTYPIVKIDIEKANPVKLGSIANSNERTIFQYVHPAVCKSCQLLMGMTVLEPNNMWNTMPCHTHERRMEVYFYFNMDPETRVFHLMGEPTETRHIIMANEQGVISPSWSIHSGVGTSNYTFIWGMVGENQTFTDMDHIAMGDLR, encoded by the coding sequence ATGAAATTAGATGTAAGATATGCAAATCATCCAGAGGATTCTAAACATTATACAACAGAAGAATTAAGAAAACATTATTTTATAGGAACTATATTTAGAACAGATGAAGCAGCTTTAACTTATTCTCATGTAGACAGGATAATTGCTGGAGGAATTATGCCAGTAACTAAAGAAGTAAGATTAGAAGGAAGTAAGGAACTTGGTTCTGAATTTTTCTTAGAAAGAAGAGAATTAGGAGTAATTAATATTGGTGGAGCAGGGAAAATAACAGTAGATGGAGTAGAATATAAAATGAATTCAAAAGATGGACTTTATATAGGAATGGGTTCAAAAGAATTAGTATTTATATCAGAAGATTCACTTAATCCAGCTAAATTTTATATAAATTCAGCTCCAGCACATATGACTTATCCTATTGTAAAAATAGATATAGAAAAAGCTAATCCAGTAAAATTAGGAAGCATAGCAAACTCAAATGAAAGAACAATATTTCAGTATGTGCATCCAGCTGTATGTAAATCTTGCCAATTACTAATGGGAATGACAGTATTAGAACCAAATAATATGTGGAATACAATGCCTTGTCATACTCATGAAAGAAGGATGGAAGTATATTTTTATTTCAATATGGACCCAGAAACAAGAGTTTTTCACTTAATGGGAGAACCTACAGAAACAAGACATATCATTATGGCTAATGAGCAAGGAGTGATTTCTCCATCTTGGTCAATTCACTCAGGAGTAGGAACAAGTAACTATACATTTATCTGGGGAATGGTTGGAGAGAATCAAACATTTACAGATATGGACCATATAGCAATGGGAGATTTAAGATAG
- the kduD gene encoding 2-dehydro-3-deoxy-D-gluconate 5-dehydrogenase KduD, translating into MKQLEQFSMNFFSLEGKTAIVTGGNTGLGQAYVAALAKAGADLFVVTYDRTWDETRELVEKQGRKIYFFQADLTDRTQVTSCVEECIKVYGKIDILVNNAGTIRRAPLLEYKDSDWDAVMAINIDSVYHLSQDTAKIMINQGSGKIINIASMLSFQGGKFVPPYTASKHAVAGITKAFANELANKNIQINAIAPGYIKTANTAPIRADEKRNAEILGRIPAERWADPSDLMGAVVFLASKASDYINGHILAVDGGWLVR; encoded by the coding sequence ATGAAGCAATTAGAACAGTTTTCAATGAATTTCTTTTCATTAGAAGGAAAAACAGCAATTGTAACTGGAGGGAATACAGGATTAGGACAGGCATATGTAGCAGCATTGGCAAAAGCAGGAGCAGATTTATTTGTGGTGACATATGATAGAACATGGGATGAAACAAGAGAATTGGTAGAAAAACAGGGAAGAAAAATTTACTTTTTTCAAGCAGATTTAACAGATAGAACACAAGTAACATCATGTGTAGAAGAGTGTATAAAAGTATATGGAAAAATTGATATATTAGTAAATAATGCAGGAACAATAAGAAGAGCTCCACTATTAGAATATAAAGATTCAGATTGGGATGCAGTAATGGCAATAAATATAGATTCAGTATATCACTTAAGTCAAGATACAGCAAAAATAATGATAAATCAAGGATCAGGAAAAATAATAAATATAGCATCAATGTTATCATTTCAAGGAGGAAAATTTGTACCCCCTTATACAGCAAGTAAACATGCAGTAGCAGGAATAACAAAAGCATTTGCAAATGAATTAGCAAATAAAAATATTCAAATAAACGCAATAGCACCAGGATATATAAAAACAGCAAATACAGCACCAATAAGAGCAGATGAAAAAAGAAATGCAGAAATATTAGGAAGAATACCAGCTGAAAGATGGGCTGACCCATCTGATTTAATGGGAGCAGTAGTGTTTTTAGCAAGTAAAGCATCAGATTATATAAATGGACACATACTGGCAGTAGATGGTGGATGGCTGGTTAGATAA
- a CDS encoding tetratricopeptide repeat protein, with translation MNKELKEKIALLNDEDKYQEIVDMVLATKEEERDFEIISEWGRAENNLGNYEKALEILFSIEKEGKKDAKWNYRVGYAYSGLENYEKAAEYFEKSKNLDPEYVWAYFELGWNLQRIEQNDEALDALKKAMKLEPENTFVLTEIGDIYEKLEEYEKALEYYKKIEEVGGDDYYTLTHIGWSLNQLDRDEEALDYYMRALEGEEDNIWLLSQIGVTLGAIKRYEEGVEYLKKAEELGRNDAWLNSELGWQLARMEKHEEAVNYFKKAEELGRNDPWLYNQLGWNLGVLDKFEEELEYLYKSKEISEDDIWLESEIGWTLRNISKPEEALEYLNRAKELGRDDAWLHLEMGLSLGDLGKNEEALVELKNAEEAGDKSIRLYSTIAWNLGQLNKNEEALKYLEIVEKLGRNDIWLYSEMGWNLDALGRTEEGEKYLQKAIELGRNDSWIYSEIGYSLSRNQKVEEGIEYYLKAKELGRNDIWLNSEIAWSYDIIGKYEEALSYLETTEKLGREDVWLNCEFAICLGRTGKSEEAIARLFKAQELGREDDWLYSEIAYNYGRLDRAEEALVYLDKAEKAGRDDIWLYSEIGWNLGTLEKYEEGLKYFEKVIEMGRNDEWIYSQIGWTLAKLGRNEEASENFKKAVALNPYDSWIEYNLGRVLRKCGKYIESMEHIKKSAEIGGYEGWTDLELAWNYAEIDEKEVAKEYLENVEKYLDINSDAVKEDYNIVKSLINAMPVIFS, from the coding sequence ATGAATAAAGAATTAAAAGAGAAAATAGCACTTCTTAATGATGAGGATAAATATCAGGAAATTGTAGATATGGTTCTTGCAACAAAAGAAGAAGAAAGAGATTTTGAAATTATATCTGAATGGGGAAGAGCAGAAAATAATTTAGGAAATTATGAAAAAGCTTTGGAAATACTTTTTTCTATTGAAAAAGAGGGAAAAAAAGATGCAAAATGGAATTATAGAGTTGGGTATGCTTACAGTGGCTTAGAAAATTATGAGAAAGCTGCTGAATATTTTGAGAAATCCAAAAATTTAGATCCAGAGTATGTTTGGGCATATTTTGAACTAGGATGGAATCTTCAAAGAATAGAGCAAAATGATGAAGCATTGGATGCTTTGAAAAAAGCTATGAAATTAGAACCAGAAAATACTTTTGTTCTTACTGAAATTGGAGATATATATGAGAAATTGGAAGAGTATGAAAAGGCATTGGAATATTATAAAAAGATAGAAGAAGTAGGTGGAGATGACTACTATACACTTACTCATATAGGGTGGAGTTTAAATCAATTAGACAGAGATGAAGAAGCACTGGATTATTATATGAGAGCTCTTGAGGGAGAAGAGGATAATATCTGGCTTTTATCACAAATTGGAGTGACACTTGGAGCTATAAAGAGATATGAAGAAGGTGTAGAATATCTAAAAAAAGCAGAAGAGCTTGGAAGAAATGATGCATGGCTGAATTCTGAATTAGGATGGCAGCTGGCAAGAATGGAAAAGCATGAGGAAGCAGTAAATTATTTTAAAAAGGCAGAAGAATTAGGAAGAAATGACCCATGGCTTTATAATCAATTAGGGTGGAATCTTGGAGTTTTAGATAAATTTGAAGAGGAATTAGAATACCTTTATAAATCTAAGGAAATATCAGAAGATGATATATGGCTTGAGTCTGAAATAGGATGGACTTTGAGAAATATATCAAAACCAGAAGAAGCATTAGAATATTTAAACAGAGCAAAAGAATTAGGAAGAGATGATGCATGGCTTCATTTAGAAATGGGATTATCTCTGGGAGATTTAGGAAAAAATGAAGAGGCCTTAGTAGAATTAAAAAATGCAGAAGAAGCTGGAGATAAGAGCATCCGTCTTTATTCTACTATAGCATGGAATCTAGGACAGCTGAATAAAAATGAAGAGGCTTTAAAATATTTAGAAATAGTTGAAAAATTAGGAAGAAATGATATCTGGTTGTACTCAGAAATGGGTTGGAATCTTGATGCATTAGGAAGAACTGAAGAAGGGGAAAAGTATCTTCAAAAAGCTATTGAGCTTGGAAGAAATGACTCTTGGATATATTCAGAAATAGGATACAGCCTTTCAAGAAATCAAAAAGTGGAAGAAGGAATAGAGTATTATCTTAAAGCAAAAGAATTAGGAAGAAATGATATCTGGTTGAATTCAGAAATAGCCTGGTCATATGATATTATAGGAAAATATGAAGAGGCACTTTCATATCTTGAAACAACAGAAAAGTTAGGAAGAGAAGATGTCTGGTTGAATTGTGAATTTGCTATCTGCCTAGGAAGAACTGGAAAAAGTGAGGAAGCTATAGCAAGATTATTCAAAGCTCAAGAGCTAGGAAGAGAAGATGACTGGTTGTATTCAGAGATAGCTTACAATTATGGAAGACTTGATAGAGCAGAAGAGGCTTTGGTTTATTTGGATAAAGCAGAGAAAGCTGGAAGAGATGATATCTGGTTGTATTCAGAAATAGGTTGGAATCTAGGAACTTTAGAAAAATATGAGGAAGGGTTAAAATATTTTGAAAAAGTAATAGAAATGGGAAGAAATGATGAATGGATTTATTCACAGATAGGATGGACTCTTGCTAAGTTAGGAAGAAATGAAGAAGCTTCAGAAAACTTTAAAAAAGCAGTTGCACTTAATCCTTATGACAGCTGGATAGAATATAATCTTGGAAGAGTATTGAGAAAATGTGGAAAATATATTGAGTCTATGGAACATATAAAGAAATCAGCTGAAATAGGTGGATATGAAGGGTGGACAGATTTAGAATTAGCTTGGAACTATGCTGAAATAGATGAGAAAGAAGTGGCAAAAGAATATCTTGAAAATGTAGAGAAATATTTAGATATAAATTCTGATGCTGTTAAAGAGGATTATAATATAGTTAAATCACTGATAAATGCTATGCCAGTAATATTTTCTTAA
- a CDS encoding YitT family protein, translating to MRFLKDYFFITLGCFLYAFAVNYFYVSNHLAEGGVTGIALIVFYLFKTPVGTTYFIINIPILIIGWKILGKDFIVKTLYGTAMMSFALDFTSGLNGATDDVLLASLYGGFIGGIGLGIIFMSGGSTGGTDVIARIMTKYRGISVGRAMFILDVVVLSAVAFLFGKEIFMYTLIAAMVLTKTIDFLQEGLDKAKAVTIISKKSEELRIKLMDETERGVTIIDGSGGYTRDSLNIIYCVVSKFQIVKLKRIVRDTDPEAFLTITDVSEVLGEGFKELGKE from the coding sequence TTGAGATTTTTAAAAGATTATTTTTTTATAACATTAGGTTGTTTTTTATATGCTTTTGCAGTAAATTATTTTTATGTAAGCAACCATTTGGCTGAAGGGGGAGTTACAGGAATTGCTCTTATTGTTTTCTATCTGTTTAAGACTCCTGTTGGAACAACTTATTTTATAATAAATATACCAATATTGATAATTGGTTGGAAAATACTAGGGAAAGATTTTATAGTAAAAACTCTTTATGGAACAGCTATGATGTCCTTTGCTCTGGATTTTACATCAGGATTAAACGGAGCTACAGATGATGTTCTTTTAGCTTCTCTTTATGGAGGTTTTATAGGTGGAATTGGACTGGGAATAATATTTATGTCTGGAGGTTCTACTGGAGGAACAGATGTTATTGCAAGAATAATGACAAAATATAGAGGCATATCAGTAGGAAGAGCTATGTTCATTTTAGATGTGGTGGTTCTTTCAGCAGTGGCATTTTTATTTGGAAAAGAAATCTTTATGTATACTTTGATAGCCGCTATGGTACTGACTAAAACTATAGATTTTTTACAAGAAGGACTTGATAAAGCAAAAGCTGTGACTATAATTTCAAAAAAATCAGAGGAATTAAGAATCAAACTCATGGATGAAACAGAAAGAGGAGTAACTATAATAGATGGGTCAGGAGGATATACAAGAGATTCTTTAAATATAATATATTGTGTTGTAAGTAAATTTCAGATAGTAAAATTAAAGAGAATAGTAAGAGATACAGATCCTGAAGCTTTTCTTACAATAACAGATGTATCAGAAGTTTTAGGAGAAGGATTTAAAGAACTGGGTAAGGAATAG
- a CDS encoding mechanosensitive ion channel family protein: MNFFTVITSLENSDGEKIFKVILNDALIFLVKLLIFLLIIYIGKKITWVVLKYIDKVSKDRIDQGAKQFSKSFIKLGLYIIFFLFGLLVFGFKEQSIITMISAVGLGVGISLRGFLSNFAGGVVILFTRPFTVGEYIEVNGAFGEVYKIDVFSTHINTLDSKRVIIPNNVMINSNVINHDVNDYRRIKLVVPVSYECDQNRAVEVLKNISETFEGLEKERKNFINIMSYGDSSVNIYFIVWTRREHYYSVRSKLMAHIIKVFNDENIEIPYNKLEVNLKN, from the coding sequence ATGAACTTTTTTACAGTAATTACTTCTTTAGAAAATAGCGATGGAGAAAAAATATTTAAAGTTATTTTAAATGATGCTTTGATTTTTTTAGTCAAACTGCTTATTTTTTTACTTATTATTTATATTGGAAAAAAAATTACATGGGTGGTACTAAAATATATTGATAAAGTATCAAAAGACAGGATTGATCAAGGAGCAAAACAATTCAGCAAATCTTTTATTAAATTAGGATTATATATTATATTTTTTCTGTTTGGGCTTCTTGTATTTGGATTTAAGGAACAATCTATCATAACAATGATAAGTGCAGTAGGTCTTGGAGTAGGTATCTCGCTCAGAGGATTTCTTTCTAATTTTGCAGGAGGAGTGGTAATCTTATTTACAAGACCTTTTACTGTGGGAGAATATATTGAAGTAAATGGAGCTTTTGGTGAAGTATATAAAATAGATGTATTTTCAACTCATATAAATACATTAGACAGTAAAAGAGTAATAATTCCAAATAATGTTATGATAAACAGTAATGTAATTAATCATGATGTGAATGATTACAGAAGAATAAAATTGGTAGTTCCAGTTTCTTATGAATGTGATCAAAATAGGGCTGTGGAAGTATTGAAGAATATAAGTGAAACATTTGAAGGATTGGAAAAAGAAAGAAAAAACTTTATAAATATAATGAGTTATGGAGATTCATCTGTTAATATTTATTTTATTGTATGGACAAGGAGAGAACACTATTATAGTGTGAGAAGTAAACTAATGGCACATATTATAAAAGTTTTCAATGATGAAAATATTGAAATTCCATACAATAAATTAGAAGTGAATTTAAAAAATTAA
- a CDS encoding WG repeat-containing protein, with the protein MIKLLIALIMITTTLFGGDFIKIDNFVVEEVPIKRKLENHKIVRVIDGDRASIGLYGIIDSKNNFITKPNNMLIAIKSNYIYLVDINYQEGMMTKDGKWIGDMGVYNYKDKESQMYSELKSEVERDLITIYKKDGRKFLYGYLNFDGKVQIPMIYDEVNFFSEELAAVKYNGKWGYINKNGDKVIDFLYSSASSFQKGEALVRLDGKEFYINKHGNKKVIKSFFRNIKENVSGFFYSVKHMLSSLWSENIKEK; encoded by the coding sequence ATGATTAAATTACTTATTGCTTTGATAATGATAACAACAACACTTTTTGGAGGAGATTTTATCAAAATAGATAATTTTGTTGTTGAAGAAGTTCCTATAAAAAGAAAATTGGAAAATCATAAGATAGTCAGAGTAATAGATGGAGATCGAGCTTCTATTGGACTATATGGAATAATTGATTCAAAGAATAATTTTATTACAAAGCCGAATAATATGCTTATAGCTATAAAAAGCAATTATATATATCTTGTTGACATAAACTATCAAGAAGGAATGATGACTAAAGATGGAAAATGGATAGGAGATATGGGAGTATATAATTATAAAGATAAGGAATCTCAGATGTATAGTGAGTTAAAAAGTGAAGTTGAGAGAGATCTTATCACAATTTATAAAAAAGATGGAAGAAAGTTTCTCTATGGATATCTGAATTTTGATGGAAAAGTACAGATACCAATGATATATGATGAGGTAAATTTCTTCTCTGAAGAACTTGCAGCAGTAAAATATAATGGTAAATGGGGATATATAAATAAAAATGGAGATAAAGTTATAGATTTTCTATATTCAAGTGCTAGTTCTTTTCAAAAAGGAGAAGCTCTAGTGAGATTAGATGGAAAAGAATTTTATATAAATAAACATGGAAATAAAAAGGTAATTAAAAGTTTTTTTAGAAATATAAAAGAAAATGTAAGTGGATTTTTTTATAGTGTAAAACATATGTTATCTTCTTTATGGAGTGAAAATATAAAAGAGAAATAA